Proteins co-encoded in one Methanocella sp. genomic window:
- a CDS encoding 30S ribosomal protein S6e: protein MADFKLVVSDAKTGKAYNIDITGPKTTKFVGHAIGSEISGDAAGLAGYTLVITGGSDKDGVPMRNDLPGQVRRKVLVSGGIGYHPKEDGMRKRKTLRGNEIATELVQVNATIKEYGPKPIEEIVPKSEGAGKKKKAEKKTAAAAKKK, encoded by the coding sequence ATGGCAGATTTCAAGCTAGTAGTTTCAGACGCAAAGACGGGAAAAGCGTATAACATAGACATTACCGGGCCCAAGACCACAAAGTTCGTCGGCCACGCCATCGGCTCGGAGATCAGCGGCGATGCGGCGGGCCTGGCAGGCTACACGCTCGTCATCACTGGCGGTTCGGACAAGGATGGAGTCCCCATGAGGAATGACCTACCCGGCCAGGTGCGCCGGAAGGTCCTGGTATCGGGCGGCATAGGATACCACCCGAAGGAAGACGGCATGCGCAAGAGAAAGACCCTCCGGGGTAACGAGATCGCCACCGAGCTTGTGCAGGTGAACGCCACCATCAAGGAGTACGGCCCCAAGCCCATCGAGGAGATCGTCCCCAAGAGCGAAGGCGCGGGTAAGAAAAAGAAGGCGGAAAAGAAGACCGCGGCCGCCGCAAAGAAGAAGTAA
- a CDS encoding SemiSWEET family sugar transporter encodes MAVLELTAFGIIGSILLSFSFLPQCYHLLSTKSAGDISIYYVLILVAGSFCLAVYGYGIRDPIVFILNMYATLANSELMLLKVYYDRKNKFHVANTI; translated from the coding sequence ATGGCCGTCCTGGAATTAACCGCCTTCGGAATCATCGGCAGTATCCTGCTATCGTTCTCTTTCCTGCCCCAGTGCTACCATCTACTCAGCACGAAGAGCGCAGGTGACATTTCTATCTACTATGTCCTCATTCTTGTCGCGGGCTCTTTTTGCCTGGCTGTTTATGGATATGGTATACGAGACCCTATCGTTTTCATATTAAACATGTACGCAACGCTGGCCAATAGCGAGCTGATGCTGTTAAAGGTTTATTACGACAGGAAAAATAAATTTCATGTGGCAAATACCATATAA
- a CDS encoding SLC13 family permease — MIGEIVVFIITYFLIMARPWKLNEATGALIGALLMMLFLQPHHILEALGFSTAYATPLVNTWNVVLILIELMVISTFLDDYGFFEYCAVKAMHLAGGDTIKLFTYTYAVTCLITAFTSNDIAILTLTPIILKFCRRAGLNAKPFMYSFFFAANIASMFLYIGNLTNILIGDAFKLGYFDFTAYMFLPTMAAIMVNFVIFYFIFRDSMGTSYPVASDVNAGSLIKNKSMVAVGLAVMAFVLIGCGFANWLLLPLSVVTTAGAAAIYIAERKPVMRTKRISWRVVVFVISLFIVVKGLEVSGANAIIGSFILSIVGQNPIYATFFISIASAFMCNIVNNIPMTAMMVPITAAIATTPKMALAMAYSLVIGSNLGANITITGALAGILWIECAKAEKWTTGISEFIKIGLTVTPIVILSSAAVLALELALL, encoded by the coding sequence ATGATCGGCGAGATCGTCGTTTTTATTATCACGTATTTCCTCATCATGGCGAGGCCATGGAAGCTCAACGAGGCGACCGGCGCGTTGATCGGCGCCCTCCTCATGATGCTGTTCCTTCAGCCCCACCATATCCTGGAGGCGCTGGGCTTCTCGACGGCCTATGCCACGCCCCTGGTCAATACCTGGAACGTCGTCCTCATCCTCATCGAGCTCATGGTTATCAGCACGTTCCTGGACGATTACGGGTTCTTCGAGTACTGCGCCGTCAAGGCGATGCACCTGGCCGGCGGCGACACGATAAAGCTATTCACCTATACTTACGCCGTAACCTGCCTGATAACGGCCTTCACGTCCAACGACATCGCCATACTCACGCTGACACCCATCATCCTCAAGTTCTGCCGCCGCGCGGGGCTCAACGCAAAGCCCTTCATGTACTCGTTCTTCTTCGCGGCGAATATCGCCTCGATGTTCCTCTACATAGGCAACCTGACCAACATCCTCATCGGCGACGCCTTCAAGCTGGGCTACTTCGACTTCACGGCCTACATGTTCCTGCCCACGATGGCCGCGATCATGGTCAATTTCGTGATCTTCTACTTCATATTCCGGGACTCGATGGGGACTTCATACCCTGTAGCGAGCGACGTGAACGCAGGGTCGCTCATCAAAAACAAGTCCATGGTCGCCGTCGGCCTGGCCGTGATGGCCTTCGTGCTCATCGGCTGCGGGTTCGCCAACTGGCTCCTGCTGCCACTATCCGTGGTTACCACAGCCGGTGCCGCCGCCATCTACATCGCCGAGCGCAAGCCCGTCATGCGCACGAAGCGAATATCCTGGCGCGTCGTGGTCTTCGTCATATCCCTTTTCATCGTGGTGAAAGGCCTCGAAGTCAGTGGAGCAAATGCCATTATCGGCAGCTTTATCCTGTCCATCGTCGGCCAGAACCCCATATATGCCACGTTCTTCATATCCATAGCCTCGGCCTTTATGTGCAATATCGTCAATAACATCCCCATGACCGCCATGATGGTGCCCATCACGGCGGCCATCGCGACGACGCCGAAGATGGCACTGGCTATGGCATATTCTTTAGTGATAGGCAGTAACCTCGGGGCGAACATAACCATAACTGGGGCGCTGGCCGGCATCCTCTGGATCGAGTGCGCCAAGGCCGAAAAGTGGACCACCGGCATTTCCGAATTTATCAAAATAGGGCTGACCGTGACGCCCATCGTGATCCTGTCCTCCGCGGCCGTGCTGGCGCTGGAGCTGGCGCTGCTCTAA
- the pheA gene encoding prephenate dehydratase: MKLGLLGPEGTFSEMAAKKWSPKAELIFMDDMECVARAVDDGPCDESIVPIENSLEGPVGVVMDALLEISSPIVGEEIVHVKQCLMSRGSLKDIKVIVSHPQGLGQCRHYIHEHFPNAEVRTTGSTSHAARLAQEFPEMAAIGCSESAHRYGLRVLREGIQDYAANYTRFIVLGKHEPPPTGHDKTSLAVYLDRDRPGALYEFLGEFARRSINMTRIESRPSKKLLGDYWFFIDVEGHQKDPELREAISALKDKSTTLKVLGSYPRADKA, from the coding sequence ATGAAACTAGGTCTCCTCGGCCCGGAAGGCACGTTCTCGGAAATGGCCGCGAAAAAATGGTCCCCGAAAGCGGAGCTGATTTTCATGGACGATATGGAGTGCGTGGCCAGGGCCGTGGACGATGGCCCATGCGACGAGAGCATCGTGCCCATCGAGAACTCGCTGGAGGGCCCGGTCGGCGTGGTCATGGACGCGCTTCTGGAGATCAGCTCTCCCATCGTAGGCGAGGAGATCGTTCATGTAAAGCAGTGCCTCATGTCCCGGGGCAGCCTCAAGGATATCAAGGTCATCGTCTCGCATCCCCAGGGGCTCGGCCAGTGCCGGCACTATATCCATGAGCACTTCCCGAATGCGGAGGTGCGGACCACGGGCAGCACGTCGCACGCGGCCCGCCTGGCGCAGGAGTTCCCGGAAATGGCGGCCATCGGATGCTCGGAATCGGCCCACAGGTACGGGCTACGGGTGCTCAGGGAAGGCATACAGGACTACGCCGCGAACTATACCCGTTTCATCGTGCTCGGTAAACACGAGCCGCCCCCGACGGGCCACGATAAGACATCGCTGGCTGTATACCTGGACCGCGATAGGCCTGGAGCGCTTTATGAGTTTTTAGGCGAGTTCGCCCGCCGTTCCATCAATATGACCCGTATCGAGTCCCGCCCCTCGAAAAAGCTATTAGGCGACTACTGGTTCTTCATAGATGTGGAAGGCCATCAAAAAGACCCCGAATTAAGGGAAGCTATATCTGCCCTAAAGGATAAGAGTACGACACTTAAAGTGCTGGGGTCGTATCCGCGGGCAGATAAGGCATGA